In the Aneurinibacillus soli genome, one interval contains:
- a CDS encoding DDE-type integrase/transposase/recombinase, with the protein MKLVENMLFKYGNGKVIRILFINPVTSIIYIIDMDSSRWPYPVTRADFLILHKNREIIVVEEDIYSRAVPEEELNNIEKMKRDHSWEIVSFFKSNLVNEEHMYISKFRQTAIKKTMETFNISYNGLKKYLIKYLKGGKIKSGLLPNYFRCGARGKERKVGEKKRGRPRQKNENVGVNIDDNIKKFFKVGLNRYYYNHRKNSLKTTYELILRDYFTTETVEESGVRIPILVEMKKLPTYEQFLYWFRKTNNSTKQIISRNGTRVYQQNYRAIIGNSTQDAGTGPGTLFQIDSTMFDIYLVSSFNRDLIVGRPILFLVVDIYSRVILGFNIGFESLNSYSGAMVALANSMTSKVGLCRKYGMDITDEEFPFCVPQRILTDRGELVSSQIENAIENLGITIQQTPPYHADFKGIIESSFNILNLKVKPFADGVVVNGNKKGKERGEYDYRLKGTLSLDEFTKIVIKCILFHNNHHVLNEYVLDETMIEKKVEKIPIKIWEHGLKYKKGQLRILPEKVIKTHLFPTDYATLTARGLSYRKLLFASEYALKNGWFQKARIEGSKKVKICYNPMDLSELLMFDENGELHKFSLLEHLSMYSNKGVNEIEQLKKHEQEIDSKNKEKELQEKIKLYSEIENIVKEARERTEAEKDHSKSKSQRIKGIKENQRNERMLQRKKAKEESVFKEFSDELNDEIDEFAMFREWGESDYDE; encoded by the coding sequence GTGAAACTGGTAGAAAACATGTTGTTTAAGTATGGGAATGGAAAAGTAATACGGATTTTATTTATCAATCCAGTTACTTCTATTATATATATCATCGATATGGACAGTAGTAGGTGGCCCTACCCCGTTACCAGAGCAGACTTTTTGATCCTTCATAAAAATCGAGAAATCATTGTAGTAGAAGAGGATATTTATAGTCGAGCTGTTCCCGAAGAAGAGCTAAATAATATTGAGAAAATGAAACGAGATCATTCCTGGGAGATTGTATCATTTTTCAAAAGCAACTTGGTAAATGAAGAACATATGTATATCAGTAAATTTCGTCAAACAGCTATAAAAAAAACAATGGAAACTTTTAATATTAGTTACAACGGGTTAAAGAAATACCTTATCAAATATTTAAAAGGAGGTAAAATCAAAAGTGGTTTGTTACCCAATTATTTTAGATGTGGTGCGAGAGGGAAAGAACGAAAGGTAGGAGAGAAAAAGCGTGGTCGCCCACGTCAAAAGAATGAAAATGTAGGTGTAAATATTGACGACAACATTAAAAAATTTTTTAAAGTAGGATTGAATCGTTACTATTACAATCATCGAAAAAATAGTTTGAAAACAACTTATGAATTAATCTTGCGGGACTATTTTACAACGGAAACAGTAGAAGAAAGCGGAGTTAGAATACCTATTTTAGTTGAGATGAAGAAACTGCCGACCTATGAACAGTTTCTTTACTGGTTCAGGAAGACAAACAATAGTACCAAACAAATAATCAGTAGAAATGGTACAAGAGTGTATCAGCAGAATTATCGAGCGATCATAGGGAATTCCACTCAAGATGCTGGAACAGGGCCAGGAACACTTTTCCAAATTGATAGTACGATGTTTGATATTTACTTGGTCTCTTCATTCAATCGAGATCTTATCGTTGGAAGACCAATATTGTTCCTAGTAGTAGATATATACTCACGTGTAATACTGGGATTTAACATAGGTTTTGAATCGCTTAACTCGTACTCTGGTGCAATGGTAGCTCTTGCGAATAGCATGACATCAAAGGTGGGGCTGTGCAGAAAATATGGAATGGACATTACAGATGAGGAATTCCCGTTCTGTGTTCCTCAACGCATCCTTACAGACCGAGGGGAACTTGTTAGTAGTCAGATTGAAAATGCAATCGAGAACTTAGGGATAACTATACAGCAAACACCCCCTTATCATGCAGATTTTAAGGGAATCATAGAATCCAGCTTCAATATACTTAATTTGAAGGTAAAGCCCTTCGCAGACGGTGTGGTAGTTAACGGGAACAAGAAAGGAAAAGAGCGTGGCGAATATGATTATCGTCTGAAGGGCACGTTATCGCTTGATGAATTTACAAAAATCGTAATCAAGTGCATTTTATTTCACAATAATCATCATGTGTTGAATGAATATGTTTTAGATGAAACGATGATTGAGAAAAAGGTAGAAAAAATTCCAATCAAGATTTGGGAGCATGGACTGAAATATAAAAAAGGTCAATTACGAATCCTACCAGAAAAAGTGATTAAAACACACTTATTTCCCACAGACTATGCAACTTTAACTGCCAGAGGTTTGTCCTATCGTAAGTTACTTTTTGCTTCAGAGTATGCCTTGAAAAATGGATGGTTTCAAAAGGCACGAATCGAAGGCAGTAAAAAGGTTAAAATTTGCTACAACCCAATGGATTTGTCGGAGTTGCTTATGTTTGATGAAAATGGAGAGTTACATAAATTTAGTCTTTTAGAACACTTGTCCATGTACTCGAATAAAGGGGTGAATGAAATTGAACAGCTTAAAAAGCATGAGCAGGAAATAGACAGTAAGAATAAAGAAAAGGAACTGCAAGAAAAAATAAAACTGTACAGTGAGATAGAGAACATTGTAAAAGAAGCCAGAGAAAGAACGGAAGCTGAAAAAGACCACAGCAAGAGCAAATCACAGAGAATTAAAGGAATCAAGGAAAATCAGAGAAATGAGCGGATGTTGCAACGAAAGAAAGCAAAAGAAGAATCGGTGTTTAAGGAATTTTCTGATGAATTGAATGATGAAATAGACGAATTTGCCATGTTTAGAGAGTGGGGGGAAAGTGACTATGATGAATAG
- a CDS encoding TnsA endonuclease N-terminal domain-containing protein — protein MGFKRYIKEGRGQGTGKDYVPWTKIHDFSSKGRATRIMGIKTGRIHHLHSDNQLRAFLTFEFNDNVIDIRESYPLLDVMEVIDHKENLRFDKFCDKETGEQLVICTNFVLTVIDADGNEIHVARTIKNSSKLDKRITFEKLEIERRYWEVKGVNWKVITDKQLPKQVANNLQWVRETLLEDSETGKEPLSDILHTHLLKNMDKQVKDVVKSFDQVEGIATGTGLYLFRYLIAKKKLTVNMSEKINLGHKVKDILL, from the coding sequence ATGGGATTTAAACGATATATAAAGGAAGGAAGAGGGCAGGGAACGGGGAAAGACTATGTTCCCTGGACGAAAATTCACGACTTTTCCAGTAAGGGAAGAGCAACAAGAATAATGGGAATAAAAACGGGACGGATTCATCACCTACATTCTGATAATCAGTTGCGTGCCTTCTTAACTTTCGAGTTTAATGACAACGTGATTGATATTCGAGAAAGCTACCCACTTCTCGATGTCATGGAAGTAATCGATCATAAAGAAAATCTACGTTTTGATAAATTTTGTGATAAAGAAACGGGAGAGCAACTGGTCATCTGTACGAACTTTGTTTTAACGGTAATAGATGCGGATGGAAATGAAATACATGTCGCAAGAACAATAAAAAACTCATCCAAGTTAGATAAAAGAATTACGTTTGAAAAACTGGAGATAGAACGGAGATACTGGGAAGTAAAAGGGGTTAATTGGAAGGTGATTACGGATAAACAATTACCGAAACAAGTGGCCAATAACCTGCAATGGGTTAGAGAGACTTTGTTGGAGGATAGTGAAACAGGTAAAGAGCCATTATCGGATATCTTGCATACACACCTATTGAAAAATATGGACAAGCAGGTAAAGGATGTAGTAAAAAGCTTTGACCAAGTAGAAGGGATAGCTACTGGAACAGGGTTGTATCTCTTTCGATATTTAATCGCAAAGAAAAAGCTTACAGTTAACATGAGTGAAAAAATCAATTTGGGTCACAAGGTTAAAGATATTCTTTTATAA
- a CDS encoding recombinase family protein — translation MIGTTAIKECAMPTILKNDFYKGVLRHGDVIIEGSHTPLVNKIVFGKVQALLKGNRMRGEEDGI, via the coding sequence GTGATAGGAACAACAGCAATAAAAGAATGTGCTATGCCGACTATCTTGAAGAATGATTTTTATAAGGGTGTGTTGAGGCACGGCGATGTAATTATCGAGGGGAGTCATACACCATTGGTAAATAAAATAGTTTTTGGAAAAGTCCAAGCCTTGTTGAAGGGAAATAGAATGCGTGGAGAAGAAGATGGGATTTAA
- a CDS encoding HNH endonuclease — protein sequence MTAEKFMAEIQRLLDEGKEKGYQYVDITSGDVHRQVGGYPSSNHRMATCCAVMQSMKKDRDEILKAPLKGKGATLTIRYYM from the coding sequence ATGACAGCTGAAAAATTCATGGCGGAAATACAAAGGCTATTAGATGAAGGAAAAGAGAAGGGATACCAATATGTAGACATCACCTCAGGAGATGTTCACCGTCAGGTTGGAGGCTACCCTTCTTCAAATCACAGAATGGCAACCTGTTGTGCAGTGATGCAATCCATGAAAAAAGACCGTGATGAAATTCTAAAAGCACCACTGAAAGGGAAAGGTGCAACGCTGACGATCAGGTATTACATGTAA
- a CDS encoding recombinase family protein yields the protein MNQKIFAYIRVSAKDQNEDRQLKEMLDISISERDIFIDKESGKDFNRPQYQALKQCLREGDLLYIKSIDRFGRNSKEIKREWEYITQEIRADIKVLDMPLLDTTQHKDTLGTFVSELVLQVLSFVAEKERENIKQRQAEGIAIAKAKGKHLGRPQMNVHTLSKEQQQTLEQNYQAWKDKQITGVQFMEKLEIKKNTFYKIVKEYEKSLS from the coding sequence ATGAATCAGAAAATCTTTGCATACATAAGAGTTAGTGCCAAAGACCAGAACGAAGACAGGCAGTTAAAAGAAATGTTAGATATAAGTATTAGTGAAAGGGATATATTCATAGATAAAGAAAGTGGTAAAGATTTTAATAGACCGCAGTACCAAGCGTTGAAGCAGTGCTTACGTGAAGGTGATCTTCTTTATATCAAGTCGATCGATCGTTTTGGGCGGAATAGCAAAGAGATTAAACGAGAATGGGAGTACATAACGCAAGAAATTAGAGCAGACATAAAAGTACTGGATATGCCATTGCTTGATACAACTCAACACAAAGACACACTAGGAACATTTGTAAGTGAATTAGTTCTGCAAGTTTTATCCTTTGTAGCTGAGAAAGAGCGAGAGAACATCAAACAACGCCAAGCGGAAGGAATAGCCATTGCAAAAGCCAAAGGTAAACATTTAGGCAGACCACAAATGAATGTGCATACATTAAGCAAAGAACAACAGCAAACATTAGAACAGAACTATCAGGCATGGAAGGATAAACAGATAACAGGTGTACAATTCATGGAGAAGCTAGAAATCAAGAAAAATACATTCTACAAAATCGTAAAGGAATATGAGAAGTCACTATCATAG
- a CDS encoding S1 family peptidase, protein MGERYSILKPLTMELAEVLTVEILGFFAPLNAQKMGKLLGKQVNEEVLTPLSVNDFFKYMETQKGILDIRRYQQNVLQLIKRLEQGNFLCSAGVENGFTLGGEKCYYFTRELSNLQQKNLLWLGECLGLEFILHKTKNFVIPIAGEEPTGKIGIGTGTLINSDTILTCSHVLNDMKVDKTVNIGGRKIEIAYHKSHDKVDVGIVKLTEKVNLGFQLIFGDAMLLDEILTMGYPPVPMTRDCYLISQKGEVNSLVQNYDGIEHFIYSSITRPGNSGGPIFTNKGHIVGITSQHVERESDKEKNVVPFFQGITSNQVIQAIHEIDQSIEIAYEDYN, encoded by the coding sequence ATGGGTGAAAGGTATAGTATTCTCAAGCCTTTAACAATGGAACTTGCTGAAGTACTAACAGTAGAAATCTTAGGGTTCTTTGCTCCTTTGAATGCTCAAAAAATGGGAAAGTTATTAGGGAAGCAAGTTAATGAAGAAGTGCTTACTCCGTTATCGGTTAATGACTTTTTTAAATACATGGAGACGCAAAAGGGAATCCTAGATATTAGAAGATACCAACAAAACGTCCTACAACTAATAAAAAGACTGGAGCAAGGAAATTTCTTGTGTTCTGCTGGGGTGGAAAATGGTTTTACGCTAGGAGGGGAAAAGTGTTACTACTTTACTAGAGAACTATCAAACCTTCAACAGAAGAACCTATTATGGTTGGGTGAGTGTTTAGGATTAGAATTTATCCTTCATAAGACAAAGAACTTTGTTATTCCGATAGCTGGGGAAGAACCTACCGGGAAAATAGGAATCGGTACAGGTACTTTAATTAACAGCGATACTATACTAACGTGTAGTCACGTCCTGAATGACATGAAGGTTGATAAAACTGTTAATATTGGTGGTAGAAAAATTGAAATTGCATATCACAAATCACATGATAAAGTTGACGTGGGTATTGTTAAGCTAACTGAAAAGGTGAATTTAGGGTTTCAACTTATTTTTGGTGATGCAATGTTGCTAGATGAAATACTTACTATGGGGTATCCTCCAGTACCAATGACAAGAGACTGCTACCTTATTTCACAAAAGGGGGAAGTAAACTCATTGGTGCAGAACTACGATGGAATCGAGCATTTTATTTACTCATCAATTACAAGACCAGGAAATAGTGGCGGCCCAATATTCACAAACAAAGGACATATAGTAGGTATTACTTCGCAACACGTTGAGAGGGAATCCGATAAGGAAAAGAATGTGGTACCATTCTTTCAAGGCATCACATCTAATCAAGTAATACAGGCCATACATGAGATAGACCAAAGCATTGAAATAGCATACGAAGATTACAACTAG
- a CDS encoding YfjI family protein, whose translation MENKQTMFLKNNSADLQQKFDGWSEPIPLTVFGQQKTGPFPIELLPPVIGDYITQVAEETQTVTHIGGMLSLAVLALAVAKKYVVNPYGQWMEPLNLFVLIASPSGTGKSPVFRHLLSPVYEYEQMLQQDWRESKQTQVGEKAVSPLNPPRLTADDVTVEKLVGILLENQERLGIFSPEGDVFENIAGRYSNDKSSHFTVFLKAYSGEYCVVDRMTRTEILRSPLLTLGITVQPEVIKNLAKNKIYQQRGLLARFLFTFPNSFVGFRNPRPRLIEQKVKEQYERLIQQLLAQPVPDHPKVLTLSREADERMIRFKTSIEKKLAPERGELAPIVEWGNKHVGVIYRIAGLLHVAENTGGVPQEIALATVEKAIQFSEYFIQQAKIAFDAMGTDQSIEDAQYVLKSIRGKGEEVKYQDIWQATKKRCKNANTLKSVLRTLEEHMYIKPKVNSGNDKGLTYLVNPFVLLDTSHPSQGNKGNTVSL comes from the coding sequence ATGGAAAATAAACAAACGATGTTCCTCAAAAATAACTCTGCAGATCTACAACAAAAATTTGATGGATGGAGTGAGCCTATTCCGTTAACAGTGTTTGGTCAGCAAAAAACAGGCCCATTTCCTATTGAACTTCTGCCACCGGTTATCGGCGACTATATTACACAGGTGGCAGAAGAAACCCAAACTGTCACACATATAGGAGGGATGCTGTCTTTAGCCGTTCTAGCGCTAGCAGTAGCCAAAAAATATGTCGTAAACCCGTATGGGCAGTGGATGGAACCGCTGAATTTATTCGTGCTCATTGCTTCACCTTCTGGAACAGGAAAGAGTCCAGTTTTTCGTCATCTCCTTTCTCCAGTATATGAATATGAACAAATGTTGCAACAGGACTGGAGAGAGTCGAAACAAACACAAGTTGGGGAGAAGGCGGTCTCTCCACTTAATCCGCCACGTCTGACTGCGGATGATGTAACAGTGGAAAAGTTAGTCGGAATCTTACTCGAAAATCAAGAACGGCTTGGGATATTCTCTCCTGAAGGTGATGTGTTTGAGAATATAGCAGGTCGTTATTCGAATGACAAAAGCTCACACTTTACGGTGTTTTTGAAGGCATATTCTGGTGAATATTGCGTCGTTGATCGAATGACCCGTACAGAAATTTTACGTTCTCCGTTACTAACCTTAGGCATCACTGTTCAGCCTGAGGTAATAAAAAACTTGGCTAAAAATAAAATCTACCAACAAAGAGGGCTACTGGCTCGATTCCTTTTTACGTTTCCTAATTCGTTTGTGGGATTTAGAAATCCAAGACCGCGACTCATTGAACAGAAGGTAAAGGAGCAGTATGAAAGACTGATACAGCAATTGCTTGCTCAACCTGTCCCTGATCATCCTAAAGTTTTAACTTTAAGCCGAGAAGCGGATGAGAGGATGATTCGCTTTAAAACATCAATCGAAAAGAAGCTTGCCCCGGAAAGAGGAGAGCTTGCACCAATCGTGGAGTGGGGCAACAAACATGTGGGCGTGATCTACCGAATTGCTGGCCTTTTACATGTTGCGGAAAACACTGGCGGGGTTCCCCAGGAGATCGCACTGGCAACTGTAGAGAAAGCTATTCAATTCTCGGAGTATTTTATCCAGCAGGCCAAGATTGCCTTTGATGCCATGGGAACGGATCAAAGCATTGAGGATGCTCAGTACGTTTTAAAGTCTATTCGTGGTAAAGGAGAAGAAGTTAAGTATCAGGATATTTGGCAAGCAACCAAGAAGCGGTGCAAGAATGCAAACACTTTAAAATCCGTTCTTCGTACCTTGGAGGAGCATATGTATATTAAACCTAAGGTTAACTCTGGAAATGACAAGGGACTAACCTATCTGGTCAACCCGTTTGTTTTGCTTGATACTTCACACCCATCGCAGGGGAATAAGGGGAATACCGTATCTTTGTAG
- a CDS encoding helicase-related protein: protein MPLPHQIEAVYDRMLQSPRVRFLLADDPGAGKTIMSGMLIRELRARKGAERILILTPPLVLYQWQEELEQKFGEEFKIITRATLRENGGRNPFLEHSLCLASVYWAARDDVKSYVLEANFDLIIVDEAHKMAAYTHGVKKKKTKRTRLYQLGEALLRHANHRLLLTATPHKGDIENFRHLMQLIDEDIFSQVGAGETLREKSNPFIIRRLKESMVTFDNTPLFPKRTTQTVAFNMSRLEKELYEEVTAYVREHFNRGEQSGNRNITFAMMVLQRRLSSSVEAVHFSLKRRYEKLRALLEQSLEEREAVLREINTIDITAYEEETTEVQQDLEDKLEAVTTSVNVEELQAEIFVLENLVEKSKYLHENTAERKYVELEQTIFGENGLLKNGEKILIFTEFADTLHYLEKRLLERVPKLAKIVGYYSMDERRRQVELFKSECSIMLATDAGGESINLQFCNQMVNYDIPWNPNKLEQRMGRIHRIGQKNETFVFNLVAVDTREGEVMYRLLNKMEQMREDLGSDLVYDFMGEVIEDQYVSLEHLMQEAIMNRERLDEIIDGLEKTISEEHKRLLQIAAQEKMDEQTVDLPGMKRERYMLSVTSIPVRAYAEFSREVLANNRVKVHEANDTFRIERLPKSVREFARKHSIRLSTKEASLRFTGNVDKESDAVELLINDHPLFQLSMAFAEQLMQKVALDRIQLSFPVSSPLLVEVHEMSVTDGTGRELARELMYIAQKEDGSFTCFSPYWIFQNQWQGECTVQPLIENSAFRAQAIREAQKRLLLVKQKREQQLNKKSQFLQRTFEAQYQDTVRKLTEYQSMNEENRNSALINQMNAQLIEIEERSEERMLEIERERSITLRPTHRCLQIGIVPNGQQMNRLFPEEWANVVQQYEALNGRTKLQVFPAFGLVDFYSETYEGEGRFMILTDNPAFELSSVQKKDLGDVLDRTVLYVIKNGQIVQEISSTQSLFVN, encoded by the coding sequence ATGCCATTGCCACATCAGATTGAGGCAGTTTATGATCGGATGCTTCAGTCCCCGAGAGTTCGGTTTCTTCTTGCTGATGACCCAGGGGCAGGAAAGACGATTATGTCTGGTATGTTAATTCGAGAGTTGCGCGCCCGGAAAGGGGCAGAACGCATCCTTATATTGACTCCACCGCTTGTATTGTATCAGTGGCAGGAAGAATTAGAGCAAAAGTTCGGAGAAGAATTTAAGATTATCACCAGGGCTACCCTACGGGAAAACGGAGGACGTAATCCATTTCTCGAACACTCATTATGCCTGGCTTCTGTATATTGGGCGGCAAGGGATGATGTAAAAAGCTATGTATTGGAAGCTAATTTTGATTTGATTATTGTAGATGAAGCTCACAAAATGGCCGCGTACACTCACGGAGTAAAAAAGAAAAAAACGAAGCGAACCAGACTGTATCAATTAGGAGAAGCATTATTGCGTCATGCAAATCATCGACTATTACTAACGGCTACACCTCATAAAGGGGATATAGAGAATTTCCGTCATCTTATGCAATTGATTGATGAGGACATCTTTTCACAGGTGGGAGCCGGTGAAACGCTTCGAGAAAAAAGTAATCCGTTTATCATCCGGCGGTTGAAGGAAAGTATGGTAACCTTCGACAATACACCATTATTTCCGAAACGAACCACGCAAACCGTTGCTTTCAATATGTCTCGATTGGAAAAAGAGCTATACGAAGAGGTAACGGCCTATGTGCGCGAACATTTTAACCGGGGAGAGCAGAGTGGAAACCGTAACATCACATTTGCCATGATGGTTCTTCAACGTCGTCTCAGCTCCTCGGTTGAAGCTGTTCATTTTTCACTCAAGCGTCGTTATGAAAAGCTTCGAGCACTATTAGAACAATCGCTGGAAGAGCGAGAGGCAGTCCTAAGAGAAATAAACACAATTGATATAACCGCATACGAAGAAGAGACGACTGAGGTACAGCAAGATCTGGAGGATAAACTTGAGGCTGTGACCACTTCAGTAAATGTTGAAGAGTTGCAGGCAGAGATATTTGTGTTAGAAAATTTGGTGGAGAAGAGCAAGTATTTACACGAGAATACGGCGGAGCGAAAATACGTAGAGCTGGAACAAACCATCTTTGGAGAGAATGGTCTACTAAAAAACGGCGAAAAGATTCTGATTTTTACTGAGTTCGCCGATACGTTGCATTACCTAGAAAAACGGTTGTTAGAACGAGTACCGAAGCTTGCAAAAATCGTAGGGTATTATTCGATGGACGAACGTCGGCGTCAGGTTGAGTTGTTTAAGAGTGAATGTTCCATTATGTTGGCAACAGATGCCGGGGGCGAATCAATAAATCTGCAGTTTTGTAACCAGATGGTGAACTATGATATTCCGTGGAATCCAAATAAGCTAGAACAGCGAATGGGACGGATTCACCGAATCGGCCAGAAGAATGAAACATTCGTTTTTAATCTTGTTGCTGTTGATACACGCGAGGGTGAAGTGATGTATCGCCTGCTTAATAAAATGGAACAAATGCGTGAAGACCTCGGAAGTGATCTAGTCTATGATTTCATGGGTGAGGTTATTGAAGATCAGTATGTAAGCCTTGAACATTTAATGCAAGAAGCGATTATGAATCGGGAACGCTTGGATGAAATCATTGATGGATTGGAAAAAACAATATCTGAAGAGCATAAGCGGTTATTACAAATTGCCGCGCAAGAAAAGATGGACGAACAAACTGTCGATTTGCCGGGTATGAAGCGCGAACGATATATGCTTTCTGTGACGAGTATACCGGTACGTGCGTATGCCGAGTTTTCCAGAGAAGTGTTAGCCAATAATCGGGTAAAAGTGCATGAAGCGAATGATACGTTTCGCATAGAACGATTGCCAAAATCGGTACGTGAATTTGCCCGCAAGCATAGTATTCGTTTGTCTACAAAAGAAGCGTCACTTCGTTTCACTGGAAATGTGGATAAAGAAAGTGATGCAGTTGAACTGCTGATAAATGATCATCCTTTATTTCAATTATCTATGGCATTTGCTGAGCAGTTAATGCAAAAAGTAGCTTTAGATCGTATTCAGCTTTCCTTCCCTGTTTCTTCTCCGTTACTGGTAGAAGTGCATGAAATGAGTGTTACTGATGGAACAGGGCGTGAACTGGCTAGGGAATTGATGTACATTGCTCAAAAAGAGGACGGTTCCTTTACTTGCTTTTCCCCATACTGGATTTTTCAAAATCAATGGCAGGGTGAATGCACTGTACAACCCTTGATAGAAAATAGTGCATTCCGGGCGCAGGCGATTCGTGAGGCGCAAAAGCGTTTGTTACTTGTAAAGCAAAAACGGGAACAGCAACTGAATAAAAAGAGTCAATTTCTACAGCGTACCTTTGAGGCGCAGTATCAGGATACCGTGCGTAAGCTGACGGAATATCAATCTATGAATGAAGAGAACCGCAACAGTGCTTTAATTAACCAAATGAATGCTCAGTTGATAGAGATTGAGGAGCGTAGTGAAGAACGAATGCTAGAGATTGAGCGGGAGCGAAGTATTACATTACGACCGACCCATCGGTGTTTGCAAATAGGAATTGTACCTAACGGACAGCAGATGAACAGGCTTTTTCCAGAGGAATGGGCGAATGTGGTACAGCAGTATGAAGCATTGAATGGACGGACGAAACTACAGGTCTTTCCGGCTTTTGGGCTTGTTGATTTTTATAGCGAGACATATGAAGGGGAAGGTCGGTTTATGATTTTGACGGATAATCCAGCATTTGAGCTATCTTCAGTTCAAAAGAAAGATTTGGGAGATGTGCTAGATAGAACTGTTTTATATGTGATTAAGAATGGGCAAATTGTACAAGAGATTTCCAGTACCCAATCTTTGTTTGTAAATTAA